The Benincasa hispida cultivar B227 chromosome 11, ASM972705v1, whole genome shotgun sequence genome has a segment encoding these proteins:
- the LOC120091009 gene encoding WUSCHEL-related homeobox 13 isoform X2 → MMEWEKPEQQNPYHHQNPPLRDDHLHHLTGTTAGALYVKVMTDEQLETLRKQIAVYATICEQLVEMHKTLTAHQDLTGMRLGNMYCEPLMTSSSHKITSRQRWTPTPVQLQILERIFEQGNGTPSKQKIKEITSELGQHGQISESNVYNWFQNRRARSKRKQQSTAPAYGESEVETEVESPKDKKTKPVDFQTHQSSASLGDDMCFQSPDMSSELHFRDPNTNKADTLFPSNGSLKTARSFNQMSFYEGNEQLTGKIETPENYSIYQQAEGYSMTERP, encoded by the exons ATGATGGAGTGGGAAAAGCCTGAGCAGCAAAATCCTTACCATCATCAGAACCCTCCTCTTCGAGACGATCATCTCCATCACCTCACCGGAACTACCGCCGGCGCTCTCTACGTCAAAGTCATGACCGACGAGCAATTGGAGACTCTTCGCAAGCAAATTGCTGTTTACGCCACCATTTGTGAGCAGCTAGTTGAGATGCATAAGACCCTCACTGCTCACCAGGATCTCACAG GAATGAGGTTGGGTAATATGTATTGTGAGCCATTGATGACATCTTCCAGCCACAAAATCACTTCTAGACAACGATGGACTCCGACGCCTGTGCAACTTCAGATCTTAGAGCGTATATTTGAGCAAGGGAATGGAACTCCCAGCAAACAAAAGATCAAAGAGATAACCTCTGAACTGGGTCAGCATGGCCAAATTTCTGAATCTAATGTCTATAACTGGTTCCAAAACAGGCGTGCTCGATCGAAGAGGAAGCAGCAAAGTACAGCACCCGCCTATGGTGAATCGGAAGTGGAGACAGAAGTCGAGTCACCAAAAGATAAGAAGACAAAACCTGTGGATTTTCAAACTCATCAATCCTCTGCATCTTTGGGGGACGACATGTGCTTCCAGAGTCCGGACATGAGTTCTGAACTGCATTTCCGGGATCCAAACACCAACAAAGCTGATACTTTGTTTCCTTCGAATGGAAGTTTAAAAACTGCGAGAAGTTTCAACCAGATGTCTTTTTATGAGG GGAATGAGCAGTTGACAGGAAAGATTGAAACACCAGAGAACTATAGTATTTACCAGCAAGCAGAAGGCTACAGCATGACCGAACGACCATGA
- the LOC120091009 gene encoding WUSCHEL-related homeobox 13 isoform X1, which yields MMEWEKPEQQNPYHHQNPPLRDDHLHHLTGTTAGALYVKVMTDEQLETLRKQIAVYATICEQLVEMHKTLTAHQDLTGMRLGNMYCEPLMTSSSHKITSRQRWTPTPVQLQILERIFEQGNGTPSKQKIKEITSELGQHGQISESNVYNWFQNRRARSKRKQQSTAPAYGESEVETEVESPKDKKTKPVDFQTHQSSASLGDDMCFQSPDMSSELHFRDPNTNKADTLFPSNGSLKTARSFNQMSFYEAGNEQLTGKIETPENYSIYQQAEGYSMTERP from the exons ATGATGGAGTGGGAAAAGCCTGAGCAGCAAAATCCTTACCATCATCAGAACCCTCCTCTTCGAGACGATCATCTCCATCACCTCACCGGAACTACCGCCGGCGCTCTCTACGTCAAAGTCATGACCGACGAGCAATTGGAGACTCTTCGCAAGCAAATTGCTGTTTACGCCACCATTTGTGAGCAGCTAGTTGAGATGCATAAGACCCTCACTGCTCACCAGGATCTCACAG GAATGAGGTTGGGTAATATGTATTGTGAGCCATTGATGACATCTTCCAGCCACAAAATCACTTCTAGACAACGATGGACTCCGACGCCTGTGCAACTTCAGATCTTAGAGCGTATATTTGAGCAAGGGAATGGAACTCCCAGCAAACAAAAGATCAAAGAGATAACCTCTGAACTGGGTCAGCATGGCCAAATTTCTGAATCTAATGTCTATAACTGGTTCCAAAACAGGCGTGCTCGATCGAAGAGGAAGCAGCAAAGTACAGCACCCGCCTATGGTGAATCGGAAGTGGAGACAGAAGTCGAGTCACCAAAAGATAAGAAGACAAAACCTGTGGATTTTCAAACTCATCAATCCTCTGCATCTTTGGGGGACGACATGTGCTTCCAGAGTCCGGACATGAGTTCTGAACTGCATTTCCGGGATCCAAACACCAACAAAGCTGATACTTTGTTTCCTTCGAATGGAAGTTTAAAAACTGCGAGAAGTTTCAACCAGATGTCTTTTTATGAGG CAGGGAATGAGCAGTTGACAGGAAAGATTGAAACACCAGAGAACTATAGTATTTACCAGCAAGCAGAAGGCTACAGCATGACCGAACGACCATGA